AGCTGATTAAAACTGTATTGATAACTTTGAGGCTTTGTTGATTTCCCAAAACCTATCTGATCCGGAACAATTACCCTGAATCCCTCTGTTGTTAGGAATTTTATTGTCCGTTCCCAATACGCTCCATTAAAATTCTTACCATGAAGTAATAATATATTCCTCCCGTTAGGCTTTTCAGGCTGTATGTCCATATAAGCCATCTTTAGCGGTTGATTTTGCGATATAAACTCTAAGAAATGAACCTCATAAGGATAATTTACTGTTGATAAATCCTTGTCTAAAGGCTCTAACTTAGTTTGAGCTTTTAAAGCAATCGAGGTTGCCATAAATATTGATAGCAGAAATATTACTTTTTTCATGAAGAACGATTTTAGCCTAAGGTACCTATAAAACAAAATCGGGACAAAAACCTATCCATAAATTTTTGCCTCAACTTGTAAAAATGACTAAAATCTTAGAGTCTGTAAACTATTACACAAATTTCAAATAGACTCCCAGGATCGTGTCAACCACATTTTGTCAGGCAAAAGCTTTCGAAGCATCTGAGAACTTCAGAGCTTGTGCTACCGCACAACGCATATGACATTTTATAGTTGATAGGATACTAGTATGGTGCGTTTATGATTGCTTCTTTGATAAAATCGTTTTGTTACTAATAAGCGGTTTGGCATAAAAAGCCAAATACATAATATATCCAACACTTATATAAAGAACCATTAAAGCATATCTAAGACCTATAATATCTCCCAATGCCCCCACTAATAAAGGTAAAAGAGCACCACCAAAAATTCCTGTACATAAAATTCCTGAAAACGAACCATGATGTTGTGAAACAGAATTCAATGCCAAAGAAAAGATAATCGAGAACATTACCGATATAGTAAATCCCGAAAACATAAAAGCATAATAAGATAGCTGAGAGGAACCGAACAGAGCCACCGTTATTGCTGCCAATGTGAATAAAGCCGCTCCCTTTAAAACAATTTTAGAATCTAAAATCTTCAGCAATAGCAATCCCAGCAAACAACCTATAGACATCAACCCCCAAAACCACGCAACGGCTTCAGCGCCTTTAGTCAAAGCATCAAAGCCATGATATTGTTTCAAAAATTCAGACATCCAGTTGGCTAAACTTTGTTCGGTACCTACATAGGCAACAATTCCTATAAAAAACAGTATTACCTTTTTGTCTTTTATCAGTTCAAAATAAGTATCTATAGTCCCCCCTTTTTCGTCTTCTTTAAGTTCAACCTTTGGTATATAAATCGACGAAATCAGGATAAATACCGCAATAAAAATTACACCAAATAACCAGTATAAAATAGTCCATTGCTGGTTA
This genomic interval from Pseudopedobacter saltans DSM 12145 contains the following:
- a CDS encoding MFS transporter, which produces MYRSKFLVLIILLIWFVISFVTNIMGPLMPIVIETYQLSLTMAAFLPFSFFLAYGIASIPSGALIERVGEKRAMLIAFCLNLIGSLAIAVYPVYAMALFSLFTIGIGMAMLQVIINPLMRTVGGEDNYAFYSVLAQLIFGLGSFVSPFVFTYLTSSQFVNNQEKGFIVFLNSLVNHNQQWTILYWLFGVIFIAVFILISSIYIPKVELKEDEKGGTIDTYFELIKDKKVILFFIGIVAYVGTEQSLANWMSEFLKQYHGFDALTKGAEAVAWFWGLMSIGCLLGLLLLKILDSKIVLKGAALFTLAAITVALFGSSQLSYYAFMFSGFTISVMFSIIFSLALNSVSQHHGSFSGILCTGIFGGALLPLLVGALGDIIGLRYALMVLYISVGYIMYLAFYAKPLISNKTILSKKQS